The Methanosphaera sp. BMS genome contains a region encoding:
- the speB gene encoding agmatinase → MFFYADNMMKFAFSEEFNDEEYEKGYSIMGVGFDSTTSYKSGARYGPKAVREASYNFEQYNLRFDTSVTTVSYDIGDVQVIPGNYQETGNMIYDTVNELLDKNLTPITIGGEHTVTYSILKSLHDNDPEAFSNMVVVHLDAHFDMRDEYLGEKYSHASVLRRVHELNPKEIIQIGIRSAEYEEYEYVKAHDNITYFSSHQLRQDPKGLFDKLKDINSPVYITVDIDVLDPAYAPSVGTPAPCGLTPMMLEDIIYALSNKDVRGLDVVEVASNEIGDVTSVNAAKVIYDFLSLQK, encoded by the coding sequence ATGTTTTTTTATGCAGATAATATGATGAAATTTGCTTTTTCCGAAGAATTTAACGATGAAGAATACGAAAAAGGATACTCAATAATGGGCGTGGGATTTGACAGTACAACCAGCTACAAATCAGGTGCTCGTTACGGTCCAAAAGCAGTAAGGGAAGCTTCATATAATTTTGAACAATATAATCTACGTTTTGATACATCCGTTACAACTGTCAGTTATGATATAGGGGATGTTCAGGTAATTCCAGGAAATTATCAGGAAACCGGAAATATGATATATGATACGGTTAATGAATTGCTCGATAAGAACTTAACTCCCATAACCATTGGTGGAGAACATACAGTAACTTACAGTATTTTAAAATCATTACATGATAATGACCCGGAAGCTTTCAGTAACATGGTGGTTGTTCATTTGGATGCACATTTTGACATGAGGGATGAGTATCTTGGTGAAAAATACTCCCATGCAAGTGTACTCCGTCGTGTACATGAATTAAATCCTAAGGAAATAATACAAATCGGTATAAGATCTGCAGAATATGAAGAATATGAATATGTAAAAGCACATGATAATATCACTTACTTTAGCAGTCATCAATTACGTCAAGACCCAAAAGGCTTGTTTGATAAATTAAAGGATATAAACTCGCCTGTTTATATTACAGTTGATATTGACGTATTGGATCCTGCCTATGCCCCATCAGTTGGCACACCTGCACCATGTGGGTTAACGCCTATGATGCTGGAGGATATAATTTATGCCTTATCAAATAAGGATGTTCGTGGATTGGACGTGGTTGAGGTTGCATCTAATGAAATAGGTGATGTGACAAGCGTAAATGCGGCTAAGGTAATATATGACTTTTTATCATTACAAAAATAA
- a CDS encoding (5-formylfuran-3-yl)methyl phosphate synthase produces the protein MELLVSAINLNEAKEALMGDADILDIKNPKEGSLGANFPWVIRQISQYVNKSKVISTTVGDVDYKPGTVSLAALGCAVSGSDYIKVGLYGTHNYNQAKEVMDAVVKSVKEYDNSITVVACGYADYYNINSVSSQEIIEVARDSNCDVAMLDTYNKNGNTLTDYQSTDELTSFVDKAHDYDLKVALAGSVNQDHINLLKQLDCDIMGVRGCVCSGGDRNTGHIDSQLVKQLKDNI, from the coding sequence ATGGAATTATTGGTTAGTGCAATTAATTTAAATGAAGCCAAAGAAGCTTTAATGGGTGATGCTGACATACTTGATATAAAAAATCCAAAGGAAGGTTCATTAGGTGCAAATTTTCCATGGGTTATTAGACAAATCAGTCAATACGTTAACAAATCCAAAGTAATCAGTACAACAGTAGGTGATGTTGATTACAAACCAGGAACGGTATCTTTGGCTGCCTTAGGATGTGCAGTTTCAGGTTCGGATTATATAAAGGTAGGATTATATGGGACCCATAATTACAATCAAGCAAAAGAAGTAATGGATGCAGTAGTAAAAAGCGTTAAAGAATATGATAACAGCATAACAGTGGTGGCCTGTGGATATGCCGATTACTATAATATAAACTCAGTATCCTCACAAGAAATTATAGAAGTAGCAAGAGATTCAAATTGTGACGTGGCAATGCTTGACACATACAATAAAAACGGTAATACATTAACTGATTATCAGTCCACGGATGAACTAACGAGTTTTGTGGATAAAGCCCATGACTATGACCTTAAGGTAGCACTAGCCGGAAGTGTGAATCAAGACCATATAAATTTACTTAAACAATTGGATTGTGACATAATGGGTGTACGTGGATGCGTATGTTCCGGTGGGGATAGAAATACAGGTCATATTGATAGTCAATTAGTAAAACAATTAAAAGATAACATTTAA
- the hemB gene encoding porphobilinogen synthase — MFPIRRMRRMRTDARIRAMFQETSVDMSDLIYPLYIKEEAENGNPEEISTMPGQYRYSVDDAVDFAGLLEDNGLTSVLLFGIPAHKDEVASSAYDKDGIIQQTIRALKQQTNLVVMGDVCMCEYTSHGHCGIIRDEYVQNDETLDYLSKIAVSYADAGVDVVAPSDMMDGRVMAIRDGLDANDYLNVPIFSYAAKYASTYYAPFREAADSAPSFGDRRSYQMDPANFNEAILEVAMDIDEGADAIIVKPALAYLDVLREVKQQFKMPTIAYQVSGEYSMITAGIEKGYITEDLLDETLLSIKRAGADMIISYFVPQLMGIE; from the coding sequence ATGTTTCCAATAAGAAGAATGAGAAGAATGAGAACCGACGCAAGAATAAGGGCAATGTTTCAAGAAACAAGTGTTGATATGAGTGATTTAATATATCCGTTATATATCAAGGAAGAGGCAGAAAACGGTAATCCTGAAGAAATAAGTACCATGCCTGGCCAGTACCGGTACTCCGTTGATGATGCGGTGGATTTTGCAGGATTACTTGAAGACAATGGATTGACAAGTGTGCTGCTATTTGGAATACCTGCACATAAGGATGAAGTAGCAAGCAGTGCATATGATAAGGATGGAATCATCCAACAAACAATAAGGGCATTAAAACAACAGACAAACCTTGTAGTCATGGGGGATGTATGTATGTGTGAATACACAAGTCATGGACACTGTGGTATCATACGCGATGAATATGTTCAAAATGATGAAACACTGGATTATCTATCAAAAATAGCAGTAAGCTATGCCGATGCCGGTGTGGATGTAGTAGCACCTAGTGACATGATGGATGGTCGTGTGATGGCTATTCGTGATGGATTGGATGCTAATGATTATTTGAACGTTCCGATATTCTCCTATGCTGCCAAGTATGCATCAACTTACTATGCACCATTCAGGGAAGCTGCTGATTCTGCTCCTAGTTTTGGTGACAGACGTTCATATCAGATGGATCCTGCCAACTTCAATGAGGCAATACTTGAAGTTGCTATGGATATTGATGAAGGAGCCGATGCAATCATCGTAAAACCTGCACTTGCATATCTTGATGTTTTACGTGAAGTAAAACAGCAATTTAAAATGCCGACAATTGCTTATCAGGTAAGCGGTGAGTATTCGATGATAACGGCCGGTATTGAAAAAGGATATATCACAGAGGATTTGCTTGATGAAACACTGCTTTCAATAAAAAGAGCCGGAGCAGATATGATTATCAGTTATTTCGTTCCACAATTAATGGGGATTGAATAA
- the guaB gene encoding IMP dehydrogenase: MSKYTDKLTKAEDTFTFDDFLIKPGLSSIEPKDVTLGTKVSTNYNLNIPVVSSAMDTVTESQMAVALARQGGLGVIHRNMTIEQEVQEVRKVKYANELTVKEVITISPDETVAQAQEIMDIEGVSGLPVVTDEDIVVGIISRRDIKPLRGKAADKKVSEAMTHNVVTISEDTDTETALDLAYENKVERLPVVSDDKKLVGIVTMKDILERKKYPNAVRDKNGRYIVAAACGPFDTDRAMALSDAGVDIIAIDSAHGHKTDIIKSAKEMNKNIESDLLLGNIATRKAAEDILKAEIDGIKVGIGPGSICTTRIVAGVGVPQLSAVSSVADVAEDYGVPVIADGGLRYSGDVAKALAVGANAVMVGSILAGTTESPGEMTIRNGRKYKQYRGMGSLGAMTGGVGAGKDRYFQTSGSNMNSTKLVPEGIEGVVPYKGPAEQIVFQLMGGLKSSMGYVGAKSIKEMHEKAELVHITPNGMSESHPHDITITNESPNYHPRS; the protein is encoded by the coding sequence ATGAGTAAATATACAGATAAATTAACTAAAGCAGAAGATACTTTTACATTTGATGATTTTTTAATAAAACCTGGTTTATCAAGTATAGAACCTAAAGATGTGACATTAGGTACAAAAGTATCAACAAATTACAATTTAAACATACCAGTTGTAAGCTCAGCAATGGATACTGTAACAGAATCACAAATGGCTGTGGCATTAGCACGACAGGGTGGATTAGGTGTAATCCACAGAAACATGACCATCGAACAGGAAGTACAGGAAGTACGTAAAGTAAAATATGCAAATGAATTAACAGTTAAGGAAGTAATTACAATATCTCCTGATGAAACAGTAGCACAAGCACAGGAAATAATGGATATAGAAGGAGTCAGTGGGCTTCCTGTCGTTACTGATGAAGATATAGTTGTTGGTATAATCAGTCGTAGGGACATAAAACCACTCAGGGGAAAAGCCGCAGATAAAAAAGTATCCGAGGCCATGACACATAATGTTGTAACAATCTCCGAGGACACCGATACTGAAACAGCACTGGATTTGGCTTATGAAAATAAGGTTGAAAGATTGCCTGTTGTCAGTGACGATAAAAAGTTAGTGGGCATAGTCACAATGAAGGACATTCTTGAAAGAAAAAAATATCCAAATGCAGTAAGGGATAAAAACGGACGATACATAGTTGCAGCGGCATGTGGACCATTCGACACAGATAGGGCAATGGCATTAAGTGATGCGGGTGTGGATATTATAGCAATAGACAGTGCTCATGGACATAAAACAGATATAATAAAATCTGCCAAAGAAATGAACAAAAACATAGAATCAGATCTATTATTAGGTAACATCGCTACAAGAAAAGCTGCAGAAGATATATTAAAAGCGGAAATTGATGGAATTAAAGTAGGTATTGGTCCAGGTTCAATATGTACTACCAGAATTGTAGCAGGTGTAGGAGTACCTCAACTAAGTGCAGTTTCAAGTGTTGCAGATGTAGCAGAAGACTATGGTGTACCGGTAATAGCTGACGGTGGTTTAAGATACTCTGGTGATGTTGCAAAAGCATTGGCAGTAGGTGCAAATGCGGTAATGGTGGGAAGTATACTAGCAGGTACAACAGAATCTCCCGGTGAAATGACCATTAGAAACGGCCGTAAATACAAACAATACCGTGGAATGGGATCATTAGGTGCAATGACCGGTGGAGTCGGTGCAGGTAAGGATAGGTATTTCCAAACATCCGGAAGCAACATGAACTCTACAAAACTGGTACCTGAAGGAATAGAAGGAGTAGTCCCATACAAAGGACCGGCAGAACAAATAGTATTCCAATTAATGGGTGGTTTAAAATCATCCATGGGTTATGTGGGAGCAAAATCCATTAAAGAAATGCATGAAAAAGCTGAATTGGTACACATAACACCAAATGGTATGAGTGAAAGTCATCCTCATGACATAACAATTACCAATGAAAGCCCTAACTACCATCCAAGAAGTTAA
- a CDS encoding triphosphoribosyl-dephospho-CoA synthase codes for MNLNSQDIGKLGEMATLFEVSAYPKPGNVHRTHDFDNMSYEDFLVSSVCIRGHLEQVAAKAINYYPNLLSNIKVGDNILGAIEDTNRLVSTNTNLGISLLFMPIAAACATMDDDASIKYLPGTVDLIMRNTVVDDAIAFVKAIVLSKAGGMENKTSKYDVNNSNTIDELINNNINLYDLLQMSSKYDMISYELTNKLPVIFNIGFPLYSELSCEYPLNDSAIECYLRILSTTKDTLISRKYGDEIAEDISQKAQEILESTDIQTSQRLDALNKFDEYLHENKYNPGTTADFTAASIFVSLVDKYSQSGL; via the coding sequence ATGAATCTGAATTCTCAGGACATAGGAAAATTAGGTGAAATGGCAACATTGTTTGAAGTTAGTGCTTATCCGAAACCGGGTAACGTTCACAGGACACATGACTTTGATAACATGTCCTATGAGGACTTCTTGGTAAGTAGCGTATGCATAAGAGGACACTTGGAACAAGTAGCCGCCAAGGCAATCAACTATTATCCTAACTTATTAAGTAATATAAAAGTTGGAGACAATATTTTGGGAGCAATAGAAGATACAAACAGGTTGGTTAGTACCAATACTAATCTTGGAATATCCTTATTGTTTATGCCTATAGCAGCTGCATGTGCTACTATGGATGATGATGCTTCAATAAAATACCTGCCCGGCACTGTGGATCTTATAATGAGAAATACCGTAGTGGATGATGCAATAGCATTCGTTAAGGCAATAGTATTATCAAAGGCGGGGGGCATGGAAAATAAAACATCAAAGTATGATGTCAATAATTCAAATACTATAGATGAACTGATAAATAATAACATCAATCTCTATGATTTGCTTCAAATGTCATCTAAATATGATATGATATCCTATGAATTAACAAATAAATTACCGGTCATATTCAACATAGGCTTTCCATTATATTCGGAATTATCCTGTGAATATCCATTAAATGATTCTGCAATAGAATGCTATTTGAGGATATTATCAACCACAAAGGATACCTTGATTTCAAGAAAATACGGTGATGAAATAGCTGAGGATATATCACAAAAGGCTCAGGAAATACTTGAATCTACAGATATTCAAACAAGCCAAAGACTGGATGCATTAAATAAATTCGATGAATACTTGCATGAAAATAAATATAATCCTGGAACAACTGCGGATTTTACGGCAGCTTCCATATTTGTAAGTTTGGTTGATAAATATTCACAAAGCGGTTTATAA
- a CDS encoding transposase, with amino-acid sequence MNDKQARKMKGKKGNFLIAYNIQSAVDYDTKLICAINVTQSPTDHYQLPAIADKAIKNIKKIPEHMSADTIYLNPTSLSYFKNKNIDGLIPTRKQSKEIIGKLNKNPFHKDHFEYIGEKDVFKCPAGHYLTFYNQYTIPDKDPEKPAKIKRLYNNYTACKNCKYQKDCISQKQTHRTITENGNRLQIEMYFKMEKEEYQEEYSKRPCVEGPFGTFKEFYHIEQEVVIGKTKTEERIYLDALAYNIKRLYNLKYNKNNQKEDIMNFCENISVKHQLTLDVNIF; translated from the coding sequence ATGAACGATAAACAAGCACGTAAAATGAAAGGAAAAAAAGGAAACTTCTTAATAGCATATAATATACAATCAGCAGTTGATTATGATACAAAATTAATTTGTGCAATAAATGTCACACAAAGTCCAACAGACCATTACCAACTACCAGCAATAGCCGATAAAGCAATAAAAAATATAAAAAAAATACCAGAACATATGAGTGCAGATACCATCTATTTAAATCCCACAAGCTTATCATACTTTAAAAATAAGAATATTGATGGACTAATACCAACAAGAAAACAATCCAAAGAAATAATAGGAAAATTAAACAAAAACCCATTTCATAAAGATCATTTCGAATATATCGGAGAAAAAGATGTATTTAAATGTCCAGCAGGACACTATTTAACATTTTACAATCAATACACAATACCAGACAAAGATCCAGAAAAACCAGCAAAAATAAAACGATTATACAACAATTACACAGCATGCAAAAACTGCAAATATCAAAAAGACTGCATATCACAAAAACAAACACACAGAACCATCACAGAAAACGGCAATAGATTACAAATAGAAATGTACTTCAAAATGGAAAAAGAAGAATATCAAGAAGAATACAGTAAAAGACCATGTGTAGAAGGACCATTCGGAACATTCAAAGAATTCTATCACATAGAACAAGAAGTTGTAATAGGAAAAACAAAAACAGAAGAAAGAATCTACTTGGATGCATTAGCATATAACATAAAAAGATTATACAACTTAAAATACAATAAAAACAATCAAAAAGAAGATATAATGAATTTTTGTGAAAATATATCCGTTAAACACCAATTAACACTTGATGTAAATATATTTTAA
- a CDS encoding transposase: MVMKNMDKKQTKMIIRTNDYNVPSDHISRFVVDFIEDAYEKLDIKVNENNKGRPSYNLCSMIKLLIWAKLEHMDSARIIEEMAKYHDIFKFVCDGSTPSERTIQRYRDEYGEYYELFLQMTLKKASEEKYTEFNHVAIDGTVKKACNSNHNTISKKETQILLQYYKGVQIDENKLENLHKPAKKLYENPNLNNEEKLEILYDIETEFTLT, from the coding sequence ATGGTTATGAAAAATATGGATAAGAAACAAACTAAAATGATTATTAGAACTAATGATTACAATGTTCCAAGTGATCATATTTCTCGTTTTGTTGTTGATTTTATTGAAGATGCTTATGAAAAATTAGACATTAAAGTAAATGAAAATAATAAAGGTAGACCCTCTTATAACCTTTGTTCAATGATTAAATTACTTATTTGGGCTAAATTAGAACATATGGATAGTGCTAGAATTATTGAAGAGATGGCAAAGTACCATGATATATTTAAGTTTGTTTGTGATGGAAGTACTCCTTCAGAACGAACAATACAAAGATATCGGGATGAATACGGAGAATATTATGAGTTATTTCTACAAATGACACTGAAAAAAGCATCAGAAGAAAAATATACAGAATTTAATCACGTTGCTATCGATGGAACCGTGAAAAAAGCATGTAATTCCAACCATAACACAATCTCAAAAAAAGAAACCCAAATATTACTTCAATATTATAAAGGAGTTCAAATTGATGAAAATAAACTGGAAAACCTTCATAAACCTGCTAAAAAATTATATGAAAATCCAAATCTAAATAATGAAGAAAAATTAGAAATATTATACGACATAGAAACAGAATTCACACTCACCTGA
- a CDS encoding phenylalanine--tRNA ligase subunit alpha: MIDKIINELHLYEKKFLDGIEKKDDSSPEEIAETEDMPVKAVTSAAGMLESKGIITVAKKSIDTIGLSEEGEDYAVNGLPEHRILRALQEFSKEGKDEATMDEVIQKAGVSQAQMKFSIGTLMRNKWARMNNGKLIITDEGKNVNIDELDQVKFLKFLHDKKEVLSENIPKSFDNAKKQFQRRKELFNIKTEQEFKFKLADTGKKILEKGFTFQNEATQLTHQQLKTGEWKNLHYRGYDINTSTPNNYPGKIHPLQQTIEEIRDIFIDMGFDEAKGNILESAFWNFDMLFQPQDHAAREMQDTFYVSNPKTATLPSQELVDKTRAEHEHGGNTGSDGWKYKWNEDVARQMVLRTHTTGLSVRYLSENQPPLKMFSVGRVFRRETINYKHLPEFHQVEGIVAGDDMSFKNLLGILKEFYRKLGFKVRFRPAYFPYTYLSIESEIYVPEKKSWMELGGSGMFRPEVLEPLGIKTQVAAFGLGIERLAMMRYGIEDIRMLYQSDIGWLRKLPVTKNIKSF; the protein is encoded by the coding sequence ATGATAGATAAAATAATTAACGAATTACATTTGTATGAAAAGAAATTTCTAGACGGTATTGAAAAAAAGGATGATTCAAGTCCGGAAGAAATAGCTGAAACAGAGGACATGCCGGTAAAGGCAGTAACTAGTGCTGCAGGTATGCTTGAAAGTAAGGGTATTATTACCGTGGCTAAAAAATCCATTGACACGATTGGATTATCTGAAGAAGGTGAGGACTATGCCGTAAATGGATTGCCGGAACATAGAATTCTCAGAGCATTACAGGAGTTTTCTAAGGAAGGAAAAGATGAGGCAACAATGGATGAGGTTATTCAAAAAGCCGGTGTCAGTCAAGCTCAGATGAAGTTTTCAATAGGTACCTTAATGCGTAATAAATGGGCAAGAATGAATAATGGTAAATTAATCATAACTGATGAAGGAAAAAATGTCAATATTGATGAATTAGATCAAGTCAAGTTCTTAAAATTCCTTCATGATAAAAAAGAAGTTCTCAGTGAAAACATTCCAAAAAGCTTCGATAATGCAAAAAAACAATTTCAACGAAGAAAAGAATTATTTAATATTAAAACAGAACAGGAATTCAAGTTTAAATTAGCTGATACAGGTAAAAAAATACTTGAAAAAGGGTTTACCTTTCAAAATGAAGCAACACAGCTTACACATCAACAACTGAAAACAGGTGAATGGAAAAATCTCCACTATCGTGGTTATGATATTAACACATCCACTCCGAACAATTATCCTGGAAAAATACACCCACTACAGCAAACCATTGAAGAAATCAGGGATATATTCATCGACATGGGATTTGACGAAGCAAAAGGTAACATCCTGGAGTCAGCATTCTGGAACTTTGACATGTTGTTCCAGCCACAAGATCATGCGGCACGCGAAATGCAGGATACATTCTACGTTTCAAACCCTAAAACAGCCACATTACCATCACAGGAATTGGTTGATAAAACAAGGGCTGAACATGAACATGGTGGAAATACTGGTTCTGATGGTTGGAAATACAAATGGAATGAAGATGTGGCTAGACAAATGGTATTAAGAACTCATACAACCGGTTTGTCTGTAAGATATCTGTCAGAAAATCAGCCTCCGCTCAAGATGTTCTCCGTGGGAAGAGTATTTAGACGTGAAACCATAAATTATAAACACTTGCCTGAATTCCATCAGGTAGAAGGAATAGTTGCCGGAGATGATATGAGCTTTAAAAACTTACTTGGAATCCTCAAGGAATTCTATAGAAAATTAGGATTTAAGGTACGTTTCAGACCAGCATACTTCCCATACACTTATCTGTCAATAGAATCAGAGATATATGTTCCTGAAAAGAAAAGCTGGATGGAACTTGGAGGATCTGGAATGTTCAGGCCGGAAGTATTGGAACCTCTCGGAATCAAAACACAAGTAGCCGCTTTTGGTCTTGGAATAGAAAGATTAGCAATGATGCGTTATGGTATCGAGGATATACGTATGTTATACCAGAGTGATATTGGATGGTTAAGAAAGTTACCTGTAACAAAAAATATCAAATCATTCTAA